Proteins co-encoded in one Marinobacter gudaonensis genomic window:
- a CDS encoding anhydro-N-acetylmuramic acid kinase, whose amino-acid sequence MEAWIGLMSGTSMDGIDAVLVSFNGQHSRIISSHTEPYPDSVRHRLLSASQNQAAPDELGELDTLTGSLFAQAAAEVIRKGEISPSSVRAIGSHGQTIRHQPSGASPFTIQIGNPALISEATGITTVADFRRRDMASGGQGAPLVPAFHKAFFRSDSEDRCLLNLGGIANITWLPADPELPVVGFDTGPANALMDAWCLDQTGLPFDSEGHWAKEGNVDNDLLNDMLSDAYFLRKPPKSTGKERFNLDWVKTLANRHPDTRAEDIQRTLLQLTVASVANQLPKQSGFRLYVCGGGARNPVLMEELGKALPDTRLTLTSELGLDPQLVEPVAFAWLAKRALEGQPGNLPDVTGAAGPRILGAIYPA is encoded by the coding sequence ATGGAAGCCTGGATCGGGCTCATGTCCGGCACCAGCATGGATGGCATTGATGCCGTGCTGGTGTCCTTCAATGGCCAGCACAGCCGGATCATCAGCTCACACACCGAGCCCTATCCGGACTCGGTCAGGCACCGACTGCTTTCGGCCAGCCAGAACCAGGCCGCTCCCGATGAACTGGGCGAACTGGACACCCTGACAGGAAGCCTTTTCGCACAGGCGGCTGCTGAGGTCATCCGTAAAGGTGAGATCTCACCCTCGTCGGTCAGAGCCATTGGCAGCCACGGCCAGACCATACGGCACCAGCCCTCAGGCGCCTCGCCCTTCACCATCCAGATCGGCAATCCGGCCCTCATTTCGGAGGCCACCGGCATTACCACGGTGGCGGACTTCCGTAGACGGGATATGGCGTCCGGCGGACAGGGCGCCCCCCTGGTACCCGCGTTCCACAAGGCCTTTTTCCGCTCGGACTCCGAGGATCGCTGCCTTCTGAACCTGGGCGGTATCGCCAACATTACCTGGTTACCGGCAGACCCTGAATTGCCGGTGGTCGGTTTCGATACCGGCCCCGCCAACGCTCTGATGGATGCCTGGTGCCTCGACCAGACCGGCCTGCCATTCGATTCGGAAGGGCATTGGGCAAAAGAGGGAAACGTGGACAATGACCTGCTGAATGACATGTTGTCGGACGCTTACTTCCTGCGAAAGCCTCCGAAAAGCACAGGCAAAGAGCGCTTCAATCTGGATTGGGTGAAAACCCTCGCCAACAGACACCCCGACACTCGGGCCGAAGACATCCAGCGAACCCTGCTACAGCTCACCGTCGCAAGCGTCGCCAATCAGTTGCCCAAACAAAGCGGCTTTCGCCTATATGTCTGCGGAGGTGGAGCCCGGAACCCGGTGCTTATGGAAGAGCTTGGCAAAGCGCTGCCTGATACCCGTTTGACTCTTACGTCAGAACTGGGGCTGGACCCACAACTGGTTGAGCCGGTGGCCTTTGCCTGGTTAGCAAAGCGGGCCCTGGAAGGACAGCCCGGGAACCTGCCAGACGTTACCGGAGCTGCCGGCCCCAGGATTCTTGGAGCGATCTACCCGGCGTGA